Proteins encoded in a region of the Planococcus shixiaomingii genome:
- a CDS encoding ABC transporter permease, whose product MSFLEVLYFIVPSAIFYAAPLILVAIGGVFSERSGVVNIGLEGLMVIGAFIGILFNLFFADTFGNATPWLALVAAMAAALLLSLFHAVASISFRADQVVSGVAINLLAIALSIYLVQKIFDKGQTDFITERFGRYNVPFLQDIPVLGPMFFKSVYNTSILAIVIAFVAWFVIYKTPFGLRLRSVGEHPMAADTMGINVSRMRYIAVMISGALAGIGGAIYAQTISGDFGHATINGQGFMALAAMIFGKWHPLGAMGAAIFFGFAQSLSIVGPSIPYIKEIPSVFLLILPYVLTILALAGFIGRANAPKASGKPYIKGHR is encoded by the coding sequence ATGAGTTTCTTGGAAGTTTTGTATTTCATCGTTCCTTCAGCAATATTTTACGCAGCTCCACTTATTCTAGTGGCGATTGGCGGAGTATTCTCGGAAAGATCGGGAGTCGTCAATATCGGGCTTGAAGGACTTATGGTTATCGGAGCTTTTATCGGTATTTTGTTTAACTTGTTTTTTGCAGATACGTTCGGCAATGCTACTCCGTGGTTAGCTTTAGTTGCTGCAATGGCAGCTGCTTTGCTTCTGTCACTGTTTCACGCGGTCGCTTCAATTTCCTTCCGCGCCGACCAAGTCGTATCAGGGGTTGCCATCAACTTGTTGGCCATCGCCTTATCAATATACTTGGTACAGAAAATTTTCGACAAAGGACAGACTGATTTCATCACGGAACGTTTTGGGCGATACAACGTGCCATTTTTGCAAGACATTCCAGTATTAGGGCCGATGTTCTTCAAATCTGTTTATAATACATCTATTTTGGCCATCGTCATCGCCTTTGTTGCTTGGTTCGTCATTTATAAAACACCATTCGGCCTGCGTCTTCGCTCAGTCGGGGAACACCCGATGGCTGCAGATACAATGGGGATCAATGTAAGCAGAATGCGCTATATTGCAGTTATGATATCTGGGGCTTTGGCTGGTATCGGCGGCGCGATCTATGCACAAACCATTTCAGGCGATTTCGGGCATGCGACCATTAACGGACAAGGATTTATGGCGCTTGCGGCAATGATTTTCGGTAAATGGCATCCGCTTGGGGCGATGGGGGCAGCGATCTTCTTTGGTTTTGCCCAGTCCTTAAGTATTGTCGGTCCGTCAATTCCGTACATCAAAGAAATACCGAGTGTCTTTTTATTGATTCTTCCTTACGTGCTCACTATTTTAGCGCTAGCCGGTTTTATCGGCCGAGCGAATGCGCCAAAAGCGAGCGGAAAACCTTATATCAAAGGGCACCGTTAA